AAGTTTGATATTCAAAATTGTAGTGATCAAATAATAGATTATCTTGAGAAATATAGTTATATTTAAATTTATTTATTTAATGCTTATCTATTTAAAAAATAATTATTTTTCTTGTTTTTATATAAAATTACAGTAGGTGAAATTAGCAATAAATTAATAAAATTGAAAATTCCTTAAAAATAATTACTCTTGTTGATTTTAGATTGATATGGGTTTGATATATTAATTAAATAATTTTAATGTTAGGAAATAGAATGTTGAAAAATAAGTTTAATTACAAGTCACAATTTAGAATTCTAAAAGGTGGAAAGATATCATTGGTAGTATCAGCAATTTTAGGATCAGTTGTAATTGCAAGTGCAGCACCAAGTGGTGGAACAGTAACAAGTGGAACTGCAAGTATTTCACAAAATGGGACTGTTACAAATATCAATCAAGATTCTTCCAAAGCTAGTATAAATTGGGATGACTTTTCTATTAAAGCAACTGAGACTGTAAACTTTAATCAACCTAATTCATCTTCTATTACTTTAAATAGAGTAATAGGAAATGAAAAATCTGTTATTAGTGGAGCACTTAATGCAAATGGTCAAGTTTGGATTCTAAACTCAAATGGAGTTTTATTTAATTCTAGCGCAAGTATTAATACAGCAGGTATTTTAGGAACTACTGCAGAATTATCTGATAGTGATTTTCAAGCTGGAAATTATGACTTCAAAAACACAAGTGACAACTCGGTAATAAACCTAGGAACAATAAATGTTTCAAATGGAGGTTCAGTAGTATTAGCTTCAAATGAAGTAAAAAATTCTGGAACTATAAAAGCTGTAAAAGGAAAAGTACACCTAGTAGGTGCAGATTCTTACTCTTTAAACCTAAATGGAAATTCTTTAGTAAACCTAACAGTAAATAAAGGTGTACTAGATTCTATGGTTGAAAACTCTGGAAGTATTATAGCTGATGGTGGAGAAGTTTACTTAACTACAAATGCAGTTAATGAACTTTTAAAAGGTGTAGTTAATAATACTGGTATTATTGAAGCTAACTCTTTAGATGGTTTAATGGGGAAGGTTGAAGTATTCGCTCATGGTGGCGAAGCTAAAGTTGATGGAACTATTGAAGTTAAAGATGGTTTTGTTGAGACTTCGGGGAAAGAAGTAACAATAAATAATACAACAAAAGTACAAGCTGAAAATTGGTTGATTGATCCTACTGATATTTCAATAGATGATTCAAGTGCTTATGAAACATCCTTAAATGCGGGAACAAATGTGACAATAGAAACACAAGCAGCTGGTAGCGAAGATGGAGATATCAATGTAAATGATGAAATTGAATGGAACACAGCTAATACACTTACTTTAAAAGCTCATAATAATATCAATATAAATAAAGATATCACAGCTACAAATGATAATGGAAAACTAGCACTACATTATGGTCAAGCAAATGTAAATGCAGGTAATGATTCAACATATAATGTAAATGCAGTAGTAAATCTGAAAGCTGGAGATAACTTCGAAACAAAACAAGGAAGTGATGGTGTAGTTACATCATGGAAAGTAATAACAGAACTAGGAAGTGAAGGCTCAACTACTGGAACTGATTTACAAGGTATAAATGGCAATCTAGATGGAAGTTTTGTGTTAGGAGCTGATATTGATGCAACTTCCACTTCTACTTGGAATGATGGAGAAGGTTGGGATGCAATAGGAGAAGATTCTGAAGGTGGAGGATTTAATGGGAATTTCAATGGTCTTGGTCATGTAATAGATAATCTTTTTATAAGTAGAAAAGAAGAAGATTTTCAAGGACTTTTTAGTTCAATAAATTCTTCAACTATTCAAAATATCAGTTTAACAAATATTGATATTGAAGGAGGATATCTTGTTGGTGGACTTGTTGGTATAATGATTAACAGTACAATAACGAACTCACATGCAATAGGAAATGTCTATGGTGATGAATATGCTGGTGGACTTGTTGGATATTCTGAAGATTCTACAATAACGAACTCACATGCGATAGGAAATGTCTATGGTAATTATGTTGTTGGTGGACTTGTTGGTGGACTTGTAAATTCTACTATTACAAACTCATATGCAACAGGAAGTGTCGATGGAGATAAATATGTTGGTGGACTTGTTGGATATTCTGGAGATTCTACAATAACGAACTCACATGCGATAGGAAATGTAACAGCAAAATATACTGATGGTGGGGGACTTATTGGCTATTCCGAAGATTCTACAATAACGGATTCACATGCAACAGGAAGTGTCGATGGCGATGATTATATTGGTGGACTTGTTGGCTATTCTCAAAATTCTACAATAATGAACTCATATGCAACAGGAAGTGTCGATGGCGATGATAATGTTGGTGGACTTGTTGGAAAAAATGATAATTCTAATATTACAAGTTCATATGCAACAGGAAACGTTTTTGGTGATGATGATATTGGTGGACTTGTTGGAGACAATGAAACTAATTATGATGCTGAAATTGTTATGGGTACGATCACTGACTCATATGCAGAAGGTAATGTAATAGGAAGTTCTGACACTGGTGGACTTGTTGGAGATTTACAATCTGGGACAATCACAAATTCATATGCAACAGGAAGTGTTGATGGCAATTATCTTGTTGGTGGACTTGTTGGACATTTAGAATCTGGGACAATCACAAATTCATATGCAACAGGAAGTGTCGATGGCAGTGATAAATATGCTGGTGGACTTGTTGGATATTCTAAAGATTCTACAATAACGAACTCATATGCAACAGGAAGTGTTGATGGCAATTATAATGTTGGTGGACTTATAGGGGATGATGATGAGAGTGATGTTTCTAATAGTTTCTACGATAAAACAATAAATGAAAATATGCCAGATGAATCATCATATGGAAAAACAACAAAAGAGATGCAGACAATAGATACCTTCAGTAATGTATCATGGGACATAGAAATAAATGAAGCACAAAAAAAAATCTATCCATATTTAACGTTTGATACTAATGGTGGTGCAATTTGGAAAATAGGAAAGTACCCAACTGCAATAAACTATATACTAAGTACTGCTAATACAATTTATAATGGAACTTCTCAATCCCTTGATAATTTTTGGACAAACTCTGTTTTTGGAGAAGATGGTAGTTCTTTAGTATATGGAGATGATTATAAATTTATTTATGATGCTTCTATTGTAAACGGTTTAACAAATACAGGTACATATAGTGATATTTCTATAAAGTTATTAAATGATGATTATGAATTTGATGAAACAGGAACAAATACTTTAGGAAGTTTAACAATTACTCCAAAAGCAATAACAGTAAGCGCGGATGATTTAAATAAAGTATATGGATCTACAGATGAAGCTTTAACATATACTGCAAGTGGATTAGTAGGAACTGATACATTAGCTGGAAGCTTAAAAAGAGAAGTAGGTGAAGATGTAGCAGATTATGCAATTTCACAAGGAACATTAACAAACTCAAACTATAAAGTTACATTCACAGATGGAAAATATACAATTACTCCAAAAGCAATAACAGTAAGTGCAGATAATTTAACAAAAGTATATGGACAAGAAGATGAAACTCTAACATATACAGCAACAGGATTATTAGGTGAAGATACATTAGTTGGAAGTTTAAAAAGAGCAGCTGGTGAAAATGCGGGGGATTATACAATCTCTGAAAATACAGCTTTAACAAACTCAAACTATACAGTTACATTCACAGATGGAAAATATACAATTACTCCAAAAGCAATAACAGTAAGCGCAGATGATTTAACAAAAGTATATGGTCAAGAAGATGCAACTTTAACATATAAAGCAACAGGATTATTAGGGGAAGATACTTTAGCTGGAAGCTTAAAAAGAGAAGTAGGTGAAGATGTAGCAGATTATGCAATTTCACAAGGAACATTAGCAAACTCAAACTATACAGTTACATTTACAAATGGAAAATATACAATTACTCCAAAAGCAATAACAGTAAGTGCAGATAATTTAAGTAAAGTATATGGACAAGAAGATGCAGCTTTAACTTACACAGCAAATGGATTAGAAACAGGTGATACATTAGTTGGAAGCTTAAAAAGAGCAGAAGGTGAAGATGCTGGTGAATATACAATTTCACAAGATACAGCTTTAACAAACTCAAACTATACAGTTACATTCACAGATGGGAAATATACAATTACTCCAAAAGCAATTGAAGTTCGTGCAGATGATTTAACAAAAGTATATGGAGATGAAGATGAAGTATTAACATATACTGCAAATGGATTAGTAGGTGAAGATACATTAGTTGGATCTTTAAAAAGAGCAGCTGGTGAAAATGCTGGTGATTATACAATCTCTGAAAATGTAGCTTTAACAAACTCAAACTATACAGTTACATTTGAAAATGGAAAATATACAATCACTCCAAAAGCAATAACAGTAAGTGCAGATGATTTAACAAAAGTGTATGGACAAGAAGATGCAGCTTTAACTTACACAGCAAATGGATTAGAAACAGGTGATACATTAGTTGGAAGCTTAAAAAGAGCAGAAGGTGAAGATGCTGGTGAATATACAATTTCACAAGATACAGCTTTAACAAACTCAAACTATACAGTTACATTCACAGATGGGAAATATACAATTACTCCAAAAGCAATTGAAGTTCGTGCAGATGATTTAACAAAAGTATATGGAGATGAAGATGAAGTATTAACATATACTGCAAATGGATTAGTTGGACAAGATACTTTAGCTGGAATTTTACAAAGAGTAGAAGGTGAAGATGCTGGTGATTATGAAATTTCACAAGGTAATTTGGCAAATTCAAACTATGTAATTTCATTTGAAAATGGAATATATACAATCACTCCTGCTACAAATAGTAATATAGATAATATTATAGCTACTATAATAAAAACAAATGTAAAAGTACCAACTGCACCAGTAAAAGTAGTTGTAAACAACAATCCAAATATTGTTTCACAACCAGAAGCAGAAGAAGTAGCTACACAAATAGTAACATTAAGTGAAATAAAAACAAATCAAGAGAATAGTCAAACAAATGAAGGTTCACAAACACAACAAGATGTAAGAGTTCCAATTTCAAAAAATTCTGTAATAGAATTAGTAAATGGTGGAGTTAACCTTCCAGAAGGTGTTGATCAACAATTTTTTGTAGCAAATACAGATAGTCAAGAAAACTAAAAGAATAAGGAAATAAAAATGAAACAAATGAATAAAATAATAACAATATCAGTACTAAGTTCTTCTATTCTTTTAGGAGCAACTGTACCAAATATAAGTGAAATACAAAAACAAGTAGTACCACCAAAAGATTTAATCAAACAAAAAGAGACTCCACTAGTAGAACTAGGTGGAGTTAAAAAATATGCTCCACCAATGAAAGATG
This sequence is a window from Poseidonibacter parvus. Protein-coding genes within it:
- a CDS encoding MBG domain-containing protein — protein: MLKNKFNYKSQFRILKGGKISLVVSAILGSVVIASAAPSGGTVTSGTASISQNGTVTNINQDSSKASINWDDFSIKATETVNFNQPNSSSITLNRVIGNEKSVISGALNANGQVWILNSNGVLFNSSASINTAGILGTTAELSDSDFQAGNYDFKNTSDNSVINLGTINVSNGGSVVLASNEVKNSGTIKAVKGKVHLVGADSYSLNLNGNSLVNLTVNKGVLDSMVENSGSIIADGGEVYLTTNAVNELLKGVVNNTGIIEANSLDGLMGKVEVFAHGGEAKVDGTIEVKDGFVETSGKEVTINNTTKVQAENWLIDPTDISIDDSSAYETSLNAGTNVTIETQAAGSEDGDINVNDEIEWNTANTLTLKAHNNININKDITATNDNGKLALHYGQANVNAGNDSTYNVNAVVNLKAGDNFETKQGSDGVVTSWKVITELGSEGSTTGTDLQGINGNLDGSFVLGADIDATSTSTWNDGEGWDAIGEDSEGGGFNGNFNGLGHVIDNLFISRKEEDFQGLFSSINSSTIQNISLTNIDIEGGYLVGGLVGIMINSTITNSHAIGNVYGDEYAGGLVGYSEDSTITNSHAIGNVYGNYVVGGLVGGLVNSTITNSYATGSVDGDKYVGGLVGYSGDSTITNSHAIGNVTAKYTDGGGLIGYSEDSTITDSHATGSVDGDDYIGGLVGYSQNSTIMNSYATGSVDGDDNVGGLVGKNDNSNITSSYATGNVFGDDDIGGLVGDNETNYDAEIVMGTITDSYAEGNVIGSSDTGGLVGDLQSGTITNSYATGSVDGNYLVGGLVGHLESGTITNSYATGSVDGSDKYAGGLVGYSKDSTITNSYATGSVDGNYNVGGLIGDDDESDVSNSFYDKTINENMPDESSYGKTTKEMQTIDTFSNVSWDIEINEAQKKIYPYLTFDTNGGAIWKIGKYPTAINYILSTANTIYNGTSQSLDNFWTNSVFGEDGSSLVYGDDYKFIYDASIVNGLTNTGTYSDISIKLLNDDYEFDETGTNTLGSLTITPKAITVSADDLNKVYGSTDEALTYTASGLVGTDTLAGSLKREVGEDVADYAISQGTLTNSNYKVTFTDGKYTITPKAITVSADNLTKVYGQEDETLTYTATGLLGEDTLVGSLKRAAGENAGDYTISENTALTNSNYTVTFTDGKYTITPKAITVSADDLTKVYGQEDATLTYKATGLLGEDTLAGSLKREVGEDVADYAISQGTLANSNYTVTFTNGKYTITPKAITVSADNLSKVYGQEDAALTYTANGLETGDTLVGSLKRAEGEDAGEYTISQDTALTNSNYTVTFTDGKYTITPKAIEVRADDLTKVYGDEDEVLTYTANGLVGEDTLVGSLKRAAGENAGDYTISENVALTNSNYTVTFENGKYTITPKAITVSADDLTKVYGQEDAALTYTANGLETGDTLVGSLKRAEGEDAGEYTISQDTALTNSNYTVTFTDGKYTITPKAIEVRADDLTKVYGDEDEVLTYTANGLVGQDTLAGILQRVEGEDAGDYEISQGNLANSNYVISFENGIYTITPATNSNIDNIIATIIKTNVKVPTAPVKVVVNNNPNIVSQPEAEEVATQIVTLSEIKTNQENSQTNEGSQTQQDVRVPISKNSVIELVNGGVNLPEGVDQQFFVANTDSQEN